In Erigeron canadensis isolate Cc75 chromosome 1, C_canadensis_v1, whole genome shotgun sequence, a single window of DNA contains:
- the LOC122587456 gene encoding uncharacterized mitochondrial protein AtMg00860-like: MNRVCRSFLDKFVIVFIDDILVYSRKKTDHEQHLRSILQLLREEELYAKFSKCEFWLRQVQFLGHVVNDQGIHIDPAKIEAIKKWEAPKAPTEIRSFLGLAGYYRRFIENFSKIALPLTQLTQKTKDFIWGEQQERAFQTLKDKLCEAPVLALLEGTEDFVVYCDASHQGLGCVLM, translated from the coding sequence ATGAATCGTGTCTGTCGTTCGTTCTTAGACAAATTTGTTATTGTGTTCATTGATGACATACTCGTGTACTCTCGGAAGAAGACTGATCATGAACAACATTTACGTTCtattcttcaacttcttcgAGAAGAAGAGTTGTACGCTAAGTTCTCTAAGTGCGAGttctggcttcgccaagtacagttcCTTGGCCACGTCGTAAATGATCAAGGCATTCATATCGACCCGGCCAAGATTGAAGCCATTAAGAAGTGGGAGGCCCCGAAAGCTCCTACCGAAATTCGTAGTTTTCTCGGATTAGCTGGTTATTACCGTCGTTTTATTGAGAACTTTTCTAAGATCGCACTACCCTTGACTCAATTGACTCAGAAGACCAAAGACTTTATTTGGGGTGAACAACAAGAACGAGCTTTCCAAACCCTAAAAGACAAACTGTGTGAAGCACCTGTTCTAGCTTTACTAGAAGGCACCGAAGACTTTGTCGTGTACTGTGACGCTTCACATCAAGGTCTAGGCTGTGTACTGATGTAA